One segment of Candidatus Zixiibacteriota bacterium DNA contains the following:
- the rnc gene encoding ribonuclease III, with product MSFWRRLYSLFSASSPGISQAHLADVQEILGYYFRNIDLLSLALTHRSAANHGANGSHSNERLEFLGDSVLGLVIADRLYDDNPDMSEGDLTKTKAMLVNETTLAAVAIEVGLNMCVLMSPEEIRSGGRERNSIIADAFEAVIGAVYLDGGYHAARDVVLRLIYVRRDRITRDASQRNFKGDLLELIQARGEGMPHYDIVSERGPDHAKEFQVRVTVGGQTVGEGVGFSKKEAEQKAAAVALEYFQTHQLDD from the coding sequence ATGAGTTTTTGGCGTCGCCTGTATTCGCTGTTCTCCGCATCGTCCCCGGGCATCTCTCAGGCGCATCTTGCCGACGTGCAGGAGATACTCGGTTATTATTTCCGAAACATCGATCTGCTCTCGCTGGCGTTGACGCATCGCAGCGCCGCCAATCACGGCGCCAACGGTTCCCACTCCAACGAGCGTCTCGAATTCCTCGGCGACTCCGTCCTCGGCCTGGTGATCGCCGACCGCCTCTACGACGACAATCCCGACATGAGCGAGGGAGATCTGACCAAGACCAAGGCGATGCTGGTCAACGAAACGACCCTGGCCGCCGTGGCGATCGAGGTCGGGCTCAACATGTGTGTGTTGATGTCTCCCGAAGAAATCCGATCGGGCGGCCGCGAACGCAATTCGATTATCGCCGATGCGTTCGAAGCGGTGATCGGCGCCGTGTATCTCGACGGCGGTTACCACGCTGCCCGCGATGTCGTGCTCCGGCTCATCTACGTTCGTCGCGATCGCATCACCCGCGATGCCTCGCAGCGCAATTTCAAAGGCGATCTCCTCGAGTTGATTCAGGCCCGCGGCGAAGGCATGCCGCACTACGACATCGTTTCCGAGCGCGGCCCCGATCACGCCAAGGAATTCCAGGTGCGGGTGACGGTCGGCGGGCAGACTGTCGGCGAAGGCGTCGGATTCTCCAAGAAAGAGGCCGAGCAGAAGGCCGCTGCCGTCGCGCTCGAATACTTTCAGACCCACCAACTCGACGACTGA
- the fabF gene encoding beta-ketoacyl-ACP synthase II encodes MSIRTVITGMGIITPLGHDLDVFWSALNRGDSGVATVTRFDISDYPTKIAAEVKDFDPTEFMDKKELRRVDLTEQYAICATEKAIRHAGLDPTAVDPDRCGVVIGSGIGGISTFEKQHENLLTAGPGRVSPFFIPMMIIDMCAGLVSMRLGFRGPNYGTVSACASSAHAIIDAFRIIQRGEADLMISGGAEATITPTSMAGFCQAKAMSTRNDEPHRASRPFDKGRDGFVMGEGAGIVVLESLEHAKARGAAIYGEILGAGMTADAYHMTAPHPEGLGARKAMENALRDAGLRPDQIDYINTHGTATDLGDIAESRAIKAVLGDHARKIPCNSTKSMTGHLLGSAGAVELITTLLSINHARVHPTINLDEPDPECDLDYVPHVGRDWNITYAMSNSFGFGGHNVTLVVGKANGTD; translated from the coding sequence ATGAGTATACGAACCGTCATCACCGGCATGGGTATCATCACCCCGCTCGGCCACGACCTGGATGTATTCTGGAGTGCGTTGAATCGCGGGGATTCCGGCGTGGCGACCGTGACACGCTTCGACATTTCCGATTATCCGACCAAGATCGCGGCCGAAGTCAAAGACTTCGATCCGACCGAGTTCATGGATAAAAAGGAACTGCGTCGAGTCGACCTCACGGAGCAGTACGCTATCTGTGCAACGGAGAAGGCGATTCGGCACGCCGGTCTTGACCCGACGGCGGTGGATCCGGACCGGTGCGGAGTCGTCATCGGGTCAGGTATCGGCGGCATCTCCACGTTCGAAAAACAGCACGAGAATCTTCTGACGGCCGGACCCGGCCGCGTCTCGCCGTTTTTCATTCCGATGATGATTATCGACATGTGCGCCGGGCTGGTGTCGATGCGGCTTGGTTTTCGCGGTCCCAACTACGGGACGGTGTCGGCCTGCGCCTCATCCGCCCACGCCATCATCGACGCCTTTCGCATCATCCAGCGTGGTGAAGCTGATCTGATGATCAGCGGCGGAGCCGAGGCGACCATTACGCCGACATCGATGGCCGGCTTCTGCCAGGCCAAGGCGATGTCGACCCGCAATGACGAGCCGCATCGCGCGTCGCGACCGTTCGACAAGGGGCGTGACGGCTTCGTCATGGGCGAAGGCGCCGGCATCGTCGTACTCGAATCGCTCGAGCACGCCAAAGCGCGCGGGGCCGCTATCTACGGCGAAATTCTCGGCGCCGGCATGACCGCCGACGCCTACCACATGACAGCGCCTCACCCCGAGGGGCTCGGCGCACGCAAGGCCATGGAAAACGCGCTTCGCGACGCAGGTCTGAGGCCCGACCAGATCGACTATATCAACACGCACGGAACCGCCACCGACCTGGGAGATATCGCCGAGAGCCGCGCCATCAAGGCCGTCCTGGGTGATCACGCCCGCAAGATCCCGTGTAACTCGACCAAGTCCATGACCGGACACTTGCTCGGTTCGGCCGGCGCGGTTGAGTTGATCACCACCCTTCTGTCAATCAATCACGCTCGGGTCCATCCGACGATCAATCTCGATGAACCCGACCCGGAATGTGATCTCGACTATGTTCCTCATGTCGGTCGGGACTGGAACATCACGTACGCCATGTCGAACTCCTTCGGGTTCGGCGGTCACAATGTCACACTCGTGGTCGGGAAAGCCAACGGCACTGACTAA
- the acpP gene encoding acyl carrier protein: MMSVEERVKEIIVEQLGVDAAQVTERAKFVDDLGADSLDTVELVMALEEEFSLEIPDEDAEKITSVGEAIDYIKANGKAD, encoded by the coding sequence ATCATGTCTGTTGAGGAGAGAGTGAAGGAAATCATTGTCGAGCAGCTTGGCGTCGACGCAGCCCAGGTTACCGAACGGGCAAAATTCGTGGACGATCTCGGCGCCGACTCGCTTGACACCGTGGAACTGGTCATGGCGCTCGAAGAGGAATTTTCGCTCGAGATCCCCGATGAAGACGCCGAGAAGATAACCTCCGTCGGCGAAGCCATCGACTATATTAAAGCGAACGGAAAGGCCGACTGA